In Bombus pyrosoma isolate SC7728 linkage group LG2, ASM1482585v1, whole genome shotgun sequence, a genomic segment contains:
- the LOC122574231 gene encoding zinc finger matrin-type protein 5 gives MGRRYYCEYCDRSFKDDPEARKKHLSSLQHTKNRADHYNMFKDPEAILKEESAKIPCKWYLSGGDCAFGLGCRYSHYTPPMIWELQQLVAMKHQSKLNVMLENGWPSTDDIIKEYFENPTSTSDADDFIYPVWPRPLELQNCSMLPPSLWPITPESLANTKTFKEWS, from the exons ATGGGTAGAAGATATTATTGCGAGTATTGTGACAGATCCTTTAAGGATGACCCAGAAGCCAGAAAAAAGCATCTTTCGAGTTTACAACATACAAAAAATCGCGCAGATCACTATAATATGTTCAAGG ATCCAGAAGctatattaaaagaagaaagcgcAAAGATACCATGCAAATGGTATTTAAGTGGTGGTGATTGCGCATTTGGCCTTGGTTGCAGATATTCCCACTATACTCCCCCTATGATATGGGAACTTCAGCAACTAG ttgCTATGAAACATCAATCAAAACTGAATGTGATGCTTGAAAATGGTTGGCCAAGTACTgatgatataattaaagaatattttgagaATCCTACAAGTACAAGCGATGcagatgattttatttatcctgTTTGGCCTAGACCGTTAGAATTACAGAATTGTTCCATGTTGCCACCATCATTATGGCCTATCACACCAGAAAGCTTAGCAAATACTAAAACTTTCAAGGAATGGAGTTAA